One segment of Luteitalea sp. DNA contains the following:
- a CDS encoding sulfatase-like hydrolase/transferase produces the protein MVSTVVVAACVVAVAAERKAGLWRQSAEREGGLPNILLIHTDDLGYGDLSVYGQRRFETPNIDRLAKEGTRFTQ, from the coding sequence ATGGTCTCCACGGTGGTGGTCGCCGCCTGCGTGGTGGCGGTGGCGGCTGAACGTAAGGCTGGCTTGTGGCGCCAGAGCGCAGAGCGCGAAGGCGGCTTGCCCAACATTCTCCTCATTCACACCGATGACCTCGGCTACGGCGATCTCAGCGTGTACGGGCAGCGCCGGTTCGAAACGCCCAACATCGATCGCCTGGCCAAAGAGGGCACGCGCTTCACGCAGT